In Vicia villosa cultivar HV-30 ecotype Madison, WI linkage group LG7, Vvil1.0, whole genome shotgun sequence, the DNA window TCATTTGTAGctaatcaaaatattattttatatcaaGTTATCAAATTAATGtaatttatttcttaaaatatttgtAGACACGTTTATGTCTCACAActttttgtataaaataaaaatcagtaTGAAAAGGATCTTTATCCATTCTCTAAAAAGAAAATAACTAGAAAAAGTACGAAACTTCCATGACTTTTGGTCACATAAAAACTTGTTAAGACGTGTTCCCCTCTCCAATCTTCACAAACCAACTCTCATAATCTTTCCCAATAGACTGCTACGCGTTTTTTCTCCATCTCCCTCCATACCAACCACCGCACCAATTCCCAAACCAAAAACTCCCACCGAACCAAGATGGACACTAAACACCGCACCGTGCGGACCCTAGTTTCAAAGCTAAGCTCCGTTTCCGAACGAACCCGAATCGAAGCTCTCTGCGAGCTTCGTCAAATGTCCAAACAAGACCCGGAAACCCGACCCGTAATCGCAGAATCCGGCGCGATTCCGTATCTAGCAGAAACTCTCTATTCTTCTTCTCACCCCTCGCAAGAAAACGCAACCGCAACGCTTCTTAACCTCTCCATAACAGAAAAAGAACCTATCATGTCCACGCGCGGTGTCCTCGACGCGCTCGCGCACGTTATATCTCATCATTCCTCAACCTCCGCTCCCGCCGCCGTTCAATCCGCCGCCGCCACAATTCACAGCCTTCTTTCGTCGGTAGATGATTACCGTACCGTTGTTGGATCCAAACGCGAGATCGTTTACGCTCTTGTTGACATCCTCCGTTGTCACCGTTCATCACCGCCGCGAACGGTGAAAGATTCCTTGAAAGCGCTTTTCGCGATCGCGCTTCATCCGTTGAACCGTGGTACTATGGTTCAATTCAGTGTTGTTCCGGCGCTGTTCTCTCTCATCGTTAACGACGGTAGAGTAGGGATAGTTGAAGACGCAACCGCCGTCATCGCGCAGGTTGCCGGTTGCGAGGAAAGTATTGAGGCTTTCCGGAAGGTTTCTGGTGTTGGAGTGCTCGCGGATCTACTCGATCTTGCGACAGGTTCTAGTATGAGGACGAGAGAAAATGCGGTGTCGGCGCTGCTTAATCTTGTGCGATGCGGCGGAGATGCGGTTGCCGGAGATGTTAGAGACGCCGTGGCTTTTGGTGCGTTGGATGGGATTGCTGATGTTAGAGATAAAGGGAGCGCTAAGGGGAAGAGTAAGGCTACGGAGTTGATGAAGGTGATGCTTGGTAATGGTAATGGGAATGGTAATGTCGTTTTCAATAGTGGTTCGTCGTTTGGTTCTTTGATGAATGAAGATAGTGTATCGTCGTTTTGAGTAGTGGTTGGTCGTTTTGTTCTAGGCCTGGTGGATTGTGTACAAAACTAGATTACTTGTTATGATTCTATTGATTATTTCTTATTCTGATATGATAAATATCATGACATGTACATTCTAACAGAGAAAAAGCTTATAAATTGCAACTTTTTTGTTATTCAAATGTATTAAAAAAGTTTTTGATTTAGTTAAAAACTTGATGATTAGGATTTTATTTCTCACTTGTAGTATTGATTTGTAGTAATAGTTGATTATAATTAATGAATTGAATAATGAATTTGAATAATTTTGTTATGACATTAAACAAATATGTATAATATGGTTAATTCTTCACTAACCCATTCTATTTTGAAATGATGAAATTTTGCAATGCAAATAATGTAGCTATAATCTTTGAtgataaaatttttatgcataagAATCTTGTGAGGTTAGAATTAATAAAGAACATTTTAAGCACAAATTTATGCATATTATGCCACGTGTAACTTGCAATTTCTCAGTTTACAATCTATTTTTATGAAGTTGTAAAAACAATAtacttttatgaataaaaatctatttttaaaaaatggatttttaaTGTTTAAAATCAGTGTTCAATTGAAAAAGCTAGTTGTAAAAATTTTAATATCCAGTTTGAAAAACTAGATTTTTACGTTCAAACTGGTTGGAAATTAAAACatgttataaattttaaaatcgaTTATAAAGTGCATAATCGGTTATAAACTTGGGTTATGGATATAACcagttttgttaaaaataaacCCATTTACGTGAATTGGTTATAAAAATCGGTTATGATAAATGATTATAGAATTATTATAAATTGGTTATGTGAAAAATTCAACTATGAGTATCCCTAATATTgtgaattaataattatatattggaTTGAGATAACTTTAATTGAGCTCTAGAAGAGGGTATCACATAACTCAATCAACTCAATTATCATAAAAGGTCACATAATAATTTAGACACTCATGACCTAACGGGTCATTGGTCGCACAATCAGACCCATCATGACTAAGGCATGAGCGTCCAACCCAGGTTCATGTCCATCAAGGAGACAATTGCTTTCTTACGCATTAGGCCGCATGTCCATAAAAGGGACGATGTTGCCACTTTCTCAAAGGAAAAACCGCTCCCTCCTACTAATGGAGAGGATTGGTCTTTCATTCGAACGCTCTAGTCAAGCAGTTAGGAGGAAAACTCAACCATTTTATCCACGATCTAaacctataaatatctcaaatgatTATTCACATATTCAGCATAGATAAACCATATTGTGTCCATTTACATGGACAAGGTTCCTTTTATTGTATTTTCACAAGTATAATTAACACCCACTGTGGGGCCATAGTAAAACTGACTTAGATCAAATCCTCACTTAATACTCAATTGCCTCAGCCATCTCTATCGCTATGGTGACACGACGAGGCAACACATCAGTTAGTAGTACTGGTAGTGGCGACTATGAGTCCTTAGTAGAGGTGTGAGCTATTATGGAGGACTTGCATATAAGTAATAATAACTCAATGTCCTCCCCATACATTACCATGAAACAATTATCTCACCCCACACTCTCAAAAACATATCCTTCTAATTTTTGTAGTTGTTTGAGTAAGGAGTAAAAAGAATCCTCCCGAGAAGGGTTCCTAGGGTCACCTAGCCTCTATTCTTTGCGGTCAAAATGCCATTAAATCATGACTTATGGTCTTAAAGACCTCACTGTGAAATCAATCAACACCCCAAGTCATAAATGACAGAGAAATGCATATAAAAGAACTCATCTTCTGAATTAGTAGGTACGACCATGTTAAACCACTCATCTTTAGAGCAGGGTTCCAATATGATGTCTTCCTCGTCGCCCGAGCAAGATAGATTTATGATCTTACGAAAAAGAAGCCAATTTTTCCTCAATTGTGTAAATAGTTTCGAATGCTCTTAGTCCTAAACATTTTATAGAATTTGTCGCCATTAGTGATTTTGTTTGTCCTAAGAAATAATAGGGTGGAATGGTATCACTATCACCACTAGAATCGGAACTGCTAAACATTCCTAATTCTACAGTTTTATAATCAATTGATTCATCTAACCGCCTCACATTCTCCACACAATGTCTCCACATTTCCATAACTTCCATATGAGTGGAAAATTCTGTGACGTTGTTATTCTCGTCTAACTCTCTGGTAATCGTCgtccaaagaaaaataaaagataaataaaaaggAGAAGTTCAATACCTGATTATTGGTTAGTGGTGATGGTGAGTTGAAGAACCGGACTTGGAAAGAAAGGGATAAAGAAAAGGGATTGTTCAAAAGGATGTATAATTCGTGTGCAAAAGTGGGGAGAGTGATTGCTATTCCTCTACCTTTAAAGCCAAATACATAGGCCGAGTAAACATCATTTCCAAGCATTAAGCTTGCGACTGCTAGTATGGGGTAGGATATCTACGAGCCATATTTGAAGCATGCAGATTAATCAACAACTCATAATATTTGCTTCTTCCCAAGACAAACTCATCATAACAAAGCATTAAATTCCCCACACGCTTCCACGCCTGAGGGACACACGATAATTCAGGAGGGCGTGACCTGGCAGGTTATGGGTCGTCCGACCCGACTCATCACGCTGAAGGCATGGGTCGCCCGACCCAAATTCATGCCATAAAGGGACAACTACTTTAATACGCGTCAGGCCACATGTCTCTGAAAGGGTCGGTGTTTGCCATTTTCCCAAAAAAGAAACAACTCCTTACTAATGGGGCGAACTGTCTTTTCTGTTGTCACGCTCTAGTCAAGCAGTTGAAAGAGAATCGATTTTTCATCCTATAATTTGAACTACAAACTACATATCTAAGGTCGTTTGGTGCACATGATATGATATTTGTATCCTATCTTATCTCAATCCAGTGTTTGCTGACACAACAGGATAtgataagttaatcctgaaacttatcctatcctgcctcactagttcaaattgttatcctgaATCTGAGCTGGATTAGAATTCGACAGGATAggataagaaaatgatttactaatttacccctataaaatataatttaaaataaaaaattaaatatgacaaaatataaataaaattaatttgatattaaatttaaaatattaataatattttttaagaaatatgtATGATTGTCATAAGGATaattttttaacttaataaaatataaaaaataagaatttttaaaaataaaataattattaaaattttaaaaatatgaatactaattttattttttatcatattaaatATATGTTCTTGCAAGGGTAATTTTGTTATTTacgtatatatgtgtgtgtgaaaTTATTAACTCGtgtcaatgaattttttttaattatagaaaaatattttttttatcaatttataaattttaaaatattttataaaataatttagaaaaaatataattattttataagaatatatataataaatcttATTCTACCTATATCACATTATATCCTTATCCTGTTTGATATCCTGTTTGTTTCTATCGTATCCTGGACACTAAAGAGACCCTAAATATATTAACATTTAGGATTTCAGAAAATTCTTATGCACTTACTCTTACCGTGGTACGTTCAATTAATTAATCGTAGAGCAGTATGGGATTGTGACAGCTCAAAAAGCCCAGGTCCCGATGGAGTAAACTTGGGGTTCGTGAAAGAATTTTGGGAAGATGTTAAATCGGATTTCATTAGAGTCTTGGAAGAGTTCCATAAGCACGGAAAGATGGTTAGAGGGGCAAATTCTTCTTTCATTGTGCTaattccaaagaagaagaatccAACAAAACTGGAACACTTTCGACCAATTTTGCTGATTGGatgcatatataaaataatttctaaGATATTATCAAACAGGCTGAGAAAAGTGATGGGATCAATTATTTCGGACACCCAAACGGCGTTCATTTGAGGGAGACAGATTATGGATGGCATCTTAATCGCTAATGAGATATTGGATGAGGCAAAACGAAAGAAAAAAGAAGTGGTGTTGTTTAAGGTGGACTTTGAAAAGGCATACGACACGGTGGATTGGAAATTTTTGGAGGATGTGATGGCTAAAATGGGATTCCAGGAGAAATGGAGAAGATGGATTTTAGAATGTTTCCAATCAGCATCGATTTCGGTTTTAGTGAATGGAAGTCCCACCAAAGAATTCAAGATGGGAAGAGGATTGAGGCAAGGGGACCCACTATCCCCCTTCTTATTCTTATTAGTAGCAGAAGGCTTTAATAGTCTCATGAAAAAAGCAGTGACTCTGGAAAATTTTACTGGTTATAAATTCGAAAATGGACAGGagtgtttctctcatctccaataCGCAGATGACACACTAATTTTTGGAGAAAAGAATTGGAGAAACATAAGGAGCATAAAGAATAATCTCATTCTGTTTGAATTGCTGTCTGGATTGAAAGTCAACTTCCAGAAAAGTTGTCTTATTGGAGTTAATATCTGCCACTGCTGGCTTCGTGATGCCGCGAAATGTCTAAATTGCAAGGTTGGCTCCATCCCATTCATCTATCTTGGGATCCCAATAGGCGCcagtccaagatcattgaagacATGGCAACCGGTGTTGGATGTCGTGAGATCCAGACTGTCAAATTGGAAAAATAGACAATTGTCTTTTGGAGGTAAAGTGGTTCTGTTAAAATCTGTCTTGTCCGCAATTCCAGTATACTTCCTATCCTTTTTCAAGGCTCCCTCAGGTATCATCTCTAAACTTGAATCTTTATTTAAACATTTCTTATGGGGCGGTAGTGAGGATTCGAGGAAAATCAACTGgattaaatgggataaaatttgtAGACCTATAGATGAGGGTGGGCTGGGAATAAAGAACTTGAGAGATTTCAACTGTTCGTTAATAGGCAAGTGGATGTGGAAAATTAGAAAAGAGAGGGGTGGGCTGTGGAATAAAGCACTGGAAGACCGATATTGCAGTGCCAGGGTTTTTTCTAGAACAAGTGATAATTATAGCTCATTTTGGTGGAGGGACATTTGTCTTCTAGATATAGGAGATCAAGAAAATGTAGAGGAATATTCAGTGAAGGAGAATTATAAGGCGCATCGAGCAGAAAATAGAATAGAGAGTCCTAAAGTTTGGACTGAGATTTGGCACAAATCAGTCCCGTCAAAAGTATCGAGTCTAGTCTGGCGACTTTTTCATAATAGGATGCCAACTAAAGATAACTTAGTAAGGAGAGGCGTCTTAGCGCAGGATCATATCAAGTGCGTGGGAGGCTGTGATGCGGTTGAAACAGGATCTCACCTTTTCTTTGAGTGCCCAATTTTTGCAGGTTTATGGTTTCACGTCATCAGATGGTTTGGTCTGTCAGCGGTTTTGTCAAACGATGGTTGGGAGCATTTTGAGCAGTTTGGTGCACTCGTCGCAAACGCTAGAAGCACAGTTTTAAGAGTTAGAACAGTTTGGTTTGCTTGCATTTGGATTATCTGGAAAACAAGAAACTCAGTTATTTTCAAGAACAAGGCAATAACaatggatcaaatgcttgaagAAGTACAAAGGCTGTCTTGGTTCTGGTTGAGCAACAAGCATAAAAGTCTTCGATGTAATGTTCAACAGTGGCACATGGACCCTTGGATAAGTCTTAGGTAGTCTGTTGAACCATGACTTCGGTGATCGTAATGAGCATTGACAGAAGGCGACCTGTCCGAAGTCTAGGTTTAGTGAAATGTTGCTCGTTAGGAATTGTCCTAAACTGCTGCGTGTTAAGTAGTTGTGCAGTGTCTTTTGCCTAACCGCATCGGAATTTGCAGCAGTATGATCATTGAAAATCTGTTGGAGTGCTGAATTATGTAATCATGGTGGGGGAGCAAAATTGGAAGCATTGTGGTGTCTGTACAATACTGCTGCTGATATATATGGGGCAGTGGTGAAGCTGTTAAATATGGCCAGAAGTATTCAAATTGCTTGGAAGTTTTTAGCATTGCAATAATGTTCTTGGCCGTCTATCGAGTCATGAGAATGCTGGTCAGTTTTGGATTTGAGGCTAATTTCCAAAAATCGATTCCGGTGCCACAAGTATCAATAAGGATTTTAAATAGAATGGTTATGTTGGTGTGGATTCTATTTAGTCAGTGGAGTTGTCATTTTAATATTGATCTTCAATTTAGTGTGGAGATTATATGTGTTCAGTTGGGCAAAGGTTGGATTGAGCTGTTTGGTGCAGATTATTTGGTCACCTCAATTCAATATGGGGAATTTCTTCGACAGCTCGTAAAAAGTAATCAGTGCTGCTGGTGTTTGAATCGTTGCAGTAGAGGTCATTGGTATGCAGGGAATTGAAAATTAGtctttcatttgtaatttttctAGAATATGTTAATACTGGGTAGTTAATGTTGTGTGCTGGTTTAGCTGTTATGTCTTATTCTGTTTGTACTGGAAAGTTCAGCAGGGCTGTGATTTATCACCCATGGTGGTGCAGTCCCGAATCAGGTTCTTGTACTGTATTAGTCTTTCTTTGCACTTCTTGTGCTTAGTTTGACTGTATAATATATTttgctttttttaaaaaaaaaataatactagTTTTAATGTATTTGGTGTATTGTCCTCCTGCGCAtattattatcttttaaaatatattttgttgacaACAACAAGAAACAATAAAGCAATATAGCATCAGCATGACTTTCCAATGTGGTTCACACTACCGGCatttcttttaataatttttctttttaaatattcaaagTATTAAGATATCCATGAGAAAACGTAAGCTTATTTGCTACCTTATTTATAAATACACATCGGAGGCGTGGTTTTACTTGGTttgattttaatcaaaatttgttggttttgatcattcttttatTCGGAATATCAAAGATGTTGGTTTTCCTTCCCTTATGAGAATTATACCCTTTTAATTGATCATAGCATCCCTATATAACATTCATTTAACCATAATAGCATTTGTTTTTGGAAAAcatattgtattttttaaaatattcgagTATTCGACAATATACGTGGGAGttcagatttttttaaaaatttaataaaaaaaatactttttataatattttaaacttatgtgtgaaatttgttttagatttattataaaaatacattATATGCAAATTTTGGACTATATGTAACTTAtgaatttttttctttgaatttttaaaaaactaatactTAATTTTATCtgtttttatcaaattttttaaaatgtcaaataattaTATAC includes these proteins:
- the LOC131618479 gene encoding U-box domain-containing protein 4-like translates to MDTKHRTVRTLVSKLSSVSERTRIEALCELRQMSKQDPETRPVIAESGAIPYLAETLYSSSHPSQENATATLLNLSITEKEPIMSTRGVLDALAHVISHHSSTSAPAAVQSAAATIHSLLSSVDDYRTVVGSKREIVYALVDILRCHRSSPPRTVKDSLKALFAIALHPLNRGTMVQFSVVPALFSLIVNDGRVGIVEDATAVIAQVAGCEESIEAFRKVSGVGVLADLLDLATGSSMRTRENAVSALLNLVRCGGDAVAGDVRDAVAFGALDGIADVRDKGSAKGKSKATELMKVMLGNGNGNGNVVFNSGSSFGSLMNEDSVSSF